The Streptomyces sp. NBC_01317 genomic interval TCGGTCTTCGGCGCTGTCGGACTCGTCGATCCCGGCGTCCTCCTGCCCGCCATTCACGCCAGACTCAACCCGTATCGCCCCCTGGTCTTTTCCATCCCCCACCCTCGCCGTGCCGGCCGCCGGCCCATTCTCGGTGACGCCCACACCGACTTCCTCGCCTTGCCTGACGGCACTTACCGTGCCGTGGCGCGTTGGGAGTTCGACGTCCCCCAATGGGGGGCCGTCCTTGCCCGTGCGGGGTTCCGACTCTCCCGTGCCCAGGAACTTCGTAACCCTGGTCTCCCCCAAAACCCGACCACTCTCCTGATCACTGCCCGCAGACTCTGAACGCCGAAGGGCCCCACCTGAGACCGGCGGATTCTCACCAGGTGACCGGCAGTGAGCGGAGGCCGCTGAAGAACTCTCTGTCCCGCCAGCGCAGTTCCTCCTCCGGTACGGCCAGTCTTAGCGCCGGTAGCCGGGTCGTCACGCGTTCCAGTGTCGTTTGGAGTTCGAGGCGGGCCAGGTGGGCGCCCAGGCAGTAGTGGATGCCGTGGCCGAAGCTGATGTGCGGGGTGCCCGGGCGGTCGAGGATCAGGCGGTCGGGGGACGGGAAGGCGGCGGGGTCGTGGTTGGCGGCTGCCTGGGAGACCACGACCGGCTCGCCGGCCCGGATCAGGACGCCGCCCAGTTCTACGTCCTCGGCCGCGTAGCGGGGGAGGGTGAGGCCGTTGAGCAGGGGGACCAGGCGAAGGAGTTCCTCCACGGCGCGGGGGATCAGCTCGGGGCGGGCGCGGACGGCCGTCAGTACGTCCGCGCCGCCGGCCCCCGCCTCCCCCGGCAGCAGCAGGACCGCGAAGAAGTTGGCGATCTGGTTGGTGGTGGTGACGAAGCCGCCGATGAGGATCTCGTTGAGCAGGCCTGTCAGTTCCTCCGCGGTCAGGACGCCGTCGTCGGAGGCCTGGACCAGGACCGTGATCAGGTCGTTCGCGGGGGTACGGCGCCGGGCCTCGACCCAGTCGTCCATGCGGGCGAAGAAGTCCTTGGCGTGCCGCTGTACGACATCCGGGGTCACGTCGCCGGAACACACCGCGTCCGCCCAGGCACGTACCCCCGCCCGGTCGTCCTCGGGGACCCCCGTGAGTTCGCAGATGAGGGTCAGGGGGAGGGGGAAGGCGAGGTCCTCGACCAGATCGGTGGGCGGCCCCGCCGCCACCATCCGGTCGAGCAGCCCGTCGACCACCTCACCGGCATGGCCGCGCAGACGCTCGATGCGGCGGGCGGTGAACTCCTTGGAGAGCAGCGCGCGCAGCTGCGTGTGGCGGGGGGCGTCGAGGGCGATGAGGCCCCCGCCGGTCCTGGGCATGGGGCCGATACGGGGCTGGTCGCGGTGGACGGCCTCCGCGAGGCTGAACCGGGGGTCCGACAGGACGGCGCGCACGTCCTC includes:
- a CDS encoding cytochrome P450, with translation MTVPPDVCPIVRDTSPEPLAYPFWTTGGLGLPDGYGQLRDRPPVRVRLPYGDDTWLATSYEDVRAVLSDPRFSLAEAVHRDQPRIGPMPRTGGGLIALDAPRHTQLRALLSKEFTARRIERLRGHAGEVVDGLLDRMVAAGPPTDLVEDLAFPLPLTLICELTGVPEDDRAGVRAWADAVCSGDVTPDVVQRHAKDFFARMDDWVEARRRTPANDLITVLVQASDDGVLTAEELTGLLNEILIGGFVTTTNQIANFFAVLLLPGEAGAGGADVLTAVRARPELIPRAVEELLRLVPLLNGLTLPRYAAEDVELGGVLIRAGEPVVVSQAAANHDPAAFPSPDRLILDRPGTPHISFGHGIHYCLGAHLARLELQTTLERVTTRLPALRLAVPEEELRWRDREFFSGLRSLPVTW